One Urocitellus parryii isolate mUroPar1 chromosome 14, mUroPar1.hap1, whole genome shotgun sequence DNA segment encodes these proteins:
- the Tktl2 gene encoding transketolase-like protein 2, with translation MANDAKPDAETLQVLQDMAHRLRIHSIRATCACSSGHPTSCCSAAEIMSVLFFHAMRYKGTEPEHRDNDRFVLSKRLSFVDVATGSLGQGLGAACGMAYTGKYFDKASYRVFCLMGDGESSEGSVWEALAFASHYSLDNLVAVFDVNRLGQSGTAPLGHCTDIYQNRCEAFGWNTYLVDGHDVEALCHAFWQAAQVKNKPTAVIAKTFKGRGIPNVEDAENWHGKPMPKERADAIIQLIESQIQTNRNLMPQPPVEDSPPISITNIKMTSPPTYKAGDKIATRKACGLALAKLGHAHERVIVLDGDTKNSTFSEIFKKEHPERFIECFIAEQNMVSVALGCATRGRTIAFASTFAAFLTRAFDQIRMGAISQTDINLIGSHCGVSVGEDGPSQMALEDLAMFRSIPNCTIFYPSDAVSTEHAVYLAANTKGMCFIRTTRPETAIIYTAQENFEIGQAKVVRHSVNDKVTVIGAGVTLHEALAAADDLSQQGISIRVIDPFTIKPLDTATIISSAKATGGRVITVEDHYREGGIGEAVCAAVSREPDILVHQLAVTEVPRSGKPSELLDMFGISAKQIIEAVKYTLMS, from the exons ATGGCCAACGACGCCAAGCCCGACGCCGAGACGCTGCAGGTGCTGCAGGACATGGCCCACCGCCTGCGAATCCACTCCATCAGGGCCACGTGTGCCTGCAGCTCCGGGCACCCCACGTCGTGCTGCAGTGCCGCGGAGATCATGTCCGTGCTCTTCTTCCACGCCATGAGGTACAAAGGGACCGAGCCGGAGCACCGCGACAACGACCGGTTTGTCCTCTCCAAG CGACTCTCGTTTGTGGACGTGGCAACAGGGTCCCTGGGGCAAGGACTAGGCGCTGCCTGTGGAATGGCGTACACGGGCAAGTACTTCGACAAGGCCAGCTACCGGGTGTTCTGCCTCATGGGAGACGGCGAATCCTCAGAAGGCTCTGTCTGGGAGGCTTTGGCTTTTGCTTCCCACTACAGTTTGGACAATCTCGTGGCAGTCTTCGACGTGAACCGCTTGGGACAAAGTGGCACTGCGCCCCTGGGGCACTGCACAGACATCTATCAGAATCGCTGCGAAGCCTTTGGGTGGAATACCTACCTAGTGGATGGTCATGATGTGGAGGCCTTGTGCCACGCATTTTGGCAAGCAGCTCAAGTGAAGAACAAACCTACTGCTGTCATCGCCAAGACCTTCAAGGGTCGAGGTATTCCAAACGTTGAGGATGCAGAAAATTGGCATGGAAAGCCAATGCCCAAAGAGAGGGCAGATGCAATTATCCAGTTAATTGAGAGTCAGATACAGACCAACAGGAATCTCATGCCCCAGCCCCCAGTGGAAGACTCACCTCCGATCAGCATCACTAATATAAAAATGACCTCTCCGCCTACTTACAAAGCTGGTGACAAGATAGCTACTCGGAAAGCCTGTGGTTTGGCTCTGGCTAAGCTAGGCCATGCACATGAAAGAGTTATTGTTCTGGATGGTGACACAAAGAACTCCACCTTTTCTGAGATATTCAAGAAAGAACACCCTGAGCGTTTCATAGAgtgttttattgctgagcaaaACATGGTTAGTGTGGCACTGGGCTGTGCCACACGTGGTCGTACCATTGCCTTTGCTAGTACCTTTGCTGCCTTTTTGACCCGAGCATTTGATCAGATCCGAATGGGAGCCATCTCCCAAACTGATATCAACCTCATTGGTTCTCACTGTGGAGTATCCGTTGGTGAAGATGGACCATCTCAGATGGCCCTAGAAGACCTAGCCATGTTTCGAAGTATTCCCAATTGCACCATTTTCTATCCAAGTGATGCTGTATCAACAGAGCATGCTGTTTATCTGGCTGCCAATACCAAGGGCATGTGCTTCATTAGAACCACCCGACCAGAAACTGCAATCATTTATACTGCACAAGAAAATTTTGAGATTGGACAGGCCAAGGTAGTCCGCCACAGTGTTAATGACAAGGTTACAGTTATTGGAGCTGGAGTTACTCTACACGAAGCCTTAGCAGCTGCTGATGATCTTTCTCAACAAGGTATTTCTATCCGTGTCATTGACCCATTTACTATTAAACCCCTGGATACAGCTACTATTATTTCCAGTGCAAAAGCCACAGGTGGCCGGGTTATCACAGTAGAAGATCACTACAGAGAAGGTGGTATTGGAGAAGCAGTCTGTGCAGCTGTCTCCAGGGAGCCTGACATCCTTGTTCATCAGCTGGCAGTGACAGAAGTGCCTCGAAGTGGGAAACCCAGTGAATTGCTGGACATGTTTGGAATCAGTGCCAAACAAATCATAGAGGCTGTGAAATATACTTTAATGAGCTAA